The genome window ATGGGTGATGGCGGTGGACGTGATTATTCCGATTTTGAAGGAAATACGGTGTATATCTATGATGTAGAGGCTGAATCCTATACCGAGGTGGGAACGGTGGACTTCTGGATGAGCAATCAGAGTGAGGGACATCATTACAATTTTATCGAATCCGATGTGTGGAATATTGATTTTACGGGATTTGAGACCCCAGGTCGATATCGCCTTGCCGTGGAAGGGATTGGGGCAAGCCAGAAGTTTACTATTCACGATAACATCTACTATGAACCCCTTCGCGTAAATACTTTGGGACATTTTTATATGCGTGTGGGTCAGGACAGCCCCGATATTGATCCCCGTCCGCGTCTTCCCCTCATGATACCGGAGGTCGATAATGCACGGGTATACGTTACCACCCTTCATCCCTACCATCCAAATTGGGATGAGGTGGGGGGTGATCGCTGGGATCAGCCCGGTACATGGTCGGACTATACCACGGGGGAGGAAAATCCCTATGGCTGGGGCGGTTGGTCCGATGCCTATGATTGGGACAGGCACGGTGAGCATGTACTCTCCATATGGGATATTCTCCTCCCCTATATACTCACAGAGGGAGCCCTATCCGATGATGATTTTGGACTTGCTGAAAGTGGAAACGGCATTCCCGATGTACTCGATGAAGCCCGCTTTGAGGTGGATTTCTTTTTGCGTATCCGTACCGCCGAGGGAGAATACAGCCATGGCCTTACCAATCCCTACGGTAATGATGATCTGCGCCTGTATCAGGCGGGAGGAACAGCCCTTTCGGCATGGTATAATGCGGTAAATGCGGCTATGATGGCCGAGGCGTTCCGTATTTCCGGCAATGATGAGCTTATGGAGGAGTACCGCGATTCTGCCATTGTCGCTTATAATTTTGCCCAGGATTTTTACGATAATCAGCGCCTTGATGACCGCTTTGCCATCATGGAGGGGCGGGATATGAAAATGACTGCTGCGGCCTTTCTATATAATATAACGGGGGATACCTTCTGGGAAGATGAGATGATCAGTGAAAACAGAATTACCTCTCCCACATCGCCCGTACAGCGTCATCAACAAGGGGATTTCAGTCAGCTCTATGCAATAGTGGCCTATGCAACAACTCCCCGGACGGTACACTACCCTGAGGTGCAGGAAAATATGCGGCAGGCCATAATCAACGAAGCAATGGAGCGGGAAGCCACACAACGAAATAACAGACCATCACGTCGCTCCTATGATGATTGGACGGGGTATTGGAAAAACGCAAGTGATGTTCAAAGGACAATCGTTGCGCATGCCCTTTCCACAGACCCAGTGCAGAAGGAGGAGCTTTTTGATGCTCTCATTCTGGAGGCAGACTGGGGCCTGGGCAGAAATCCCTCAAATTTTATTACCATGACCACCGCCTCCACCCCTCTGGAATCCATCCGCAGTGTTGAGGCTGCCTATACATCGGGATATAATGATGGTACACCGGGACTGCATCCGGGCCATACGCCCTATCACAATATGGACGATTGGGCTCCCGGCATGATAATGGGACGTCCAAGCTGGCTGGCAGAGCAGGGATACCCAGCGCAGGATGACTGGCCTGACGGTGAGCTTTGGTTTAACACAGATTATGTTTGGTCCCATTCTGAGTTTACCCTCCGCCAGACTATGCGGGGCAAACAGGCCCTCTATGGATATCTCTACGGAATAAGTAAAAACGATAACGGAACACCCATTGTTGGGGGTGGTAACCCGGAGAACTCTGCCCGCTCGAAGGGAAGCGGGTATCGGATTGTTGTCAATAATCGTGAAATACGCCTTGTTTCGCCTGCCAATGACGCTCAGGATGCATCTTTGCACATTATTGATCCCCGGGGGCGGATTGTGAAATCTGCACGCGGGGAGAGCCAAAACGGCAGTTTTGTCCTTTCCTCGAGAGGGGAGCTTTCCCGTGGTATGTATATTCTTCGCGGTCAGATGGGTGATGTTACCATTCAGCGGCGAATGGTAGTACAATAACGTATTGCTCACCAGGGAAGAGATGTAAAGCCGGCCTTTCGGGCCGGTTTTTTTGTGGAGGGTATATTAGAACATAAACTATACTTTAATTATATACTTTGTATTGACAGGGGAGACAAAAGGAGGTATTTTATTCTCAGAAATATGAATGTATTCACAAAAGAAAGTGCAAAGGAACTGTTATGAATATACTTGTCCTACAGGAAAAACATGCTGAGGAGCGACGTGTTGCCGTGGTTCCCGATCATGTTCCGGCTCTGGTGAAGGGGGGCAATTCTGTCCTTGTAGAGTCGGGGGCCGGTGCATTGTCCGGCTATGAAGACCGTGCGTATAGGGAAAAGGGCGCTCAAATCATTACGGATCGTCGGGGGGCGCTGAAAGAGGCCGATGTCCTTGTGGCAGTACGCCTTGGTGCTGCCGATGAATCGGATGGGGTGGATGTGAATCTCCTGAAAGAGGGCGCCGTGGTTATTGCCATGATGGATCCCTGGAAAAAACATCCTGCCTTTGATGCCATGAAGGCACGTAAAATCAGTGCCTTTGCCCTGGAATTAATTCCCCGTACCACACGTGCGCAGAGCATGGATGTTCTTTCTTCCATGGCCAATCTGGCGGGATATAAGGGGGTGCTCTTTGCGGCAGAGCTCTTGCCGAAGCTCTTTCCCATGATGATGACTGCCGCCGGAACCATTACCCCGGCAAAGGTATTTGTCCTTGGTGCCGGGGTGGCGGGGCTGCAGGCCATTGCCACGGCAAAACGTCTTGGTGCGGTGGTTTCAGCCTATGATGTCCGCCCTGCGGTACAGGAGCAGGTGGAAAGTCTCGGTGCGGAATTTATCGCCTTTGATGTGGGCAGTGCAGAAGGCACGGGAGGGTATGCGGCAGAGCTGACGTCGGAGCAGAAGCAAAAACAGCAGGAGCTCATGATTGACTATGTGGGCGGCGTGGATATTGTCATTACCACGGCGGCTGTGCCGGGAAAGCCAAGCCCGAAGCTTATTAGTGAAGAGATGGTTAAAAAGATGGCTCCGGGATCGGTTATTGTGGATCTTGCCAGTGAGCGGGGAGGAAACTGCGAAGTTACCACTCCGGGAGAAAAAAAGGTGGTCCACGGTGTTACCGTGTATGGTCCGGTGAATGTTCCCTCCACCGTGGCCCATACGGCAAGTCAGCTCTATTCCAAAAACTGCACCTCCTTTTTGAATCTCCTGCGTACTGAGGAGGGAGAACTGCACATTACCCCCGAAGATGATATTGTCGCAGGGTGTATGATCTGCCACAGGGGAGAGCCAGGGAATGAAGGTGCTACAGAGGCACTGGGATTTAAAGAAACATCGTGAGGAGATATCTATGGATGTATCAGCAATAAGTCAGTTTATTACAATACTCACCGTGTTTGTTTTGGCGGTGTTTGTCGGTTTTGAAATTATTACGAAGGTGCCCAGTTTGCTTCACACTCCGCTTATGTCGGGTTCAAATGCCATATCGGGTATCTCCGTTGTGGGGGCGGTTTTGGCCGTGGTTCTTTCCTCACAGATTACGGAAAATGAAGAGGTGCGCCTTGTTGCCCTGAGTTTCGCCTCCCTTGCCCTGTTCTTTGCTGCGGTGAATGTGGCCGGAGGTTTTGTGGTGACCCATCGTATGTTGCAGAAATTTAAACCGCGAAGCAAAGGGGAGGGACAAAAATGACTACTCAGGAACTATTCAGAATTATCGTGGATGGGGGATACCTTCTTGCGGTTATCCTCTTTATTGTTGGATTAAAGGGATTAACGTCCCCCAAAAGTGCCGTGCGGGGCAATATTATCGGTGCCCTTGGTATGTTGACGGCCTTACTCTGTGCCGGTGTTGACGCCTTTGTGCAGCTTCAGCCTGCGGATACCTCCGCGGTGGGAGCTCCCACCATTACCCTGTGGCTGGGGGGGACCCTTGTCGTGGGTCTTGCGGCGGGAGCCATTTTGGCGGTAAAAATTGATTTTAAAGAGATGCCGCAATTGGTGGGCCTTCTCAATGGATTCGGCGGTATTGCTTCAGTTCTTGTTGCGGCGGCGACGCTTTTGATTGTAACCACCATGGGAGAAAACGAGACAGTGGTCAGTGCCCTTGCCACGGCTTTGACGGGAATTATCGGTGGAGTTACCTTTACGGGCAGCCTCATTGCGTCGGGAAAGCTGAAGGGGGTCGTGAGTGATAAGCCCCTGCGTTATGGGGGGGAACAGGTGGTAAAAAGTGTGGTGGTGATTGCCCTGCTTTCCCTTGCCCTCTTTTTTGTTCTCGATATTTCAGGAGTAGAGAGGAATTTCCTTTTTTGGATATTGGTGGGTGGTTCTGCCGTGCTTGGTCTGCTTCTCACCCTGCCCATCGGGGGTGCGGATATGCCCATTGTTATTGCCCTTCTCAATAGTTATTCCGGACTGGCTGCCGCGGCGACGGGGTTTGTCCTTATGCCGCCCAATACGGTCCTCATTGTTGGAGGCTCTTTGGTGGGGGCCAGCGGGATTATCCTTACGAAATTGATGTGTAAGGCCATGAATCGTTCCCTTGCAAACGTTCTTTTCGGCGGTATGGGTGCAGTAGTGGAGGCGGCCAATGAAGATGAGGTCTACGAGGGAAAAATAAAACAGACTGCCGCCGATGAAGTGGCATCTCTCCTCAAAATCGCACGGCGCGTGGTGGTTGTTCCGGGATATGGCATGGCCGTGGGACGTGCCGTAACACCGGTGCGACAGCTCTATGAAGCCCTGGAGACAGAGGGGTGCACCGTGGAGTTTGGCATCCACCCCGTTGCAGGGCGTATGCCGGGGCATATGAATGTCCTCTTGGCAGAGGAGAGTATTCCCTACGACAAACTGGTGGAAATGGATAGGATTAACGGTTCATTCTCCAATACTGATGTGGTCCTGGTAATCGGAGCAAATGACGTCGTCAATCCCGTGGCACGGGAGAGTGGAACCCCCATTTCCGGTATGCCCATTTTGGATGTGGATCAGGCCGCCACGGTGATTGTGGTGAAACGCTCCCTTTCTCCGGGGTTTGCCGGCATTCCCAACCCCCTCTTTGCGGCGGATAATACCCTGATGTTTTTCTCCGATGCAAAGGCGGCCATGGAAGAGGTGTTGCAGGCGTATAAAGAGGTGTAAGCATTCCTCTTTGATGTAATGCAGGGACTGCTGTTTCTACGCACGGTCCCTGTTTTTTTGCACAAAAAAAGTTTACTTATTTAGTCAACAATCTCCCCATCTCTTTTTGCGAAGTATATCTTTATGTAAGATGCCTCCTGTGGAGACATCCTTTTTCACAAATACATATAAAGGAGATACCTATTATGGCTACAGTAACTTTTAAAGGAAAACCACTACATACTATTGGAAATCTTCCCGCAGTGGGAACAAAGGCTCCCGATTTTACCCTGGTGAAATCAGACCTATCAGAACTGCATCTTTCGGAATATGCCGGAAAAAAGGTGGTGCTCAATATATTCCCCAGTATTGATACGTCTGTGTGTGCAGCGTCGGTACGGGCATTTAATGCAGCTGCGGCTTCCCTTGAAAACACGGTTGTTCTCTGTGTTTCCGCAGATCTTCCCTTTGCTGCCGCCCGGTTTTGCGGTGCCGAGGGTATAGAAAATGTGGAAACCGGATCAACCTTTCGTTCCACCTTCGGCACAGACTATAATGTAGCCTTTGCTGAAGGACAGGTCTTCTCGGGGCTTCTTTCCCGGGCGGTAATCATCCTGAACGAAGCAGGAGAGGTGATATATACAGAACAGGTACATGAGATAGGAGAAGAGCCCGATTATGAGGCGGCTCTTAAGGCTCTTGAGTAGAAAATCGGGGCTTCCAAAGGAGCGTTTTAGCTTATTGGAAGTCCGTATCTTTTTGCTGGTTTTGCGAAATCGTAATTTCTCGTTGCAGTATTTCTGCAAGTTCTGATGTACGAAATGGCTTGTAAATAAATCCATTCACACCATTTTGGTGCAGTCGTTCTATCTCGTCTTCATGTGCAAAGCCGGAGGCAATAATAATGGGGGTTTTTTGCGATATTTTTCGTAGCGCATAAAAGGTTTCTTCTCCTCCCATTCGGGGCATCATCATGTCCAAAATTACCAAATCAATTGTGTTTTTCTGTCTATGAAAGAGGCTAAGCCCCTCTTCGCCGCTGGCGGCACTATATACGGTGTATCCGAGATTTTTTAAGAGAGATGCTGTGGTAATTCGTACAACTTCCTCATCATCTATGAGTAGTATGGTTCCTTTACGGTCGTACTGTAGATCAGGAACAGAAGCTGTCTTTGTTTCGTTTTGCTCTCTCGAGATGGGAAGGTAGATATGAAAGGCTGTTCCTGTACCAACCTCTGAATTGAGAGTTATTGCACCATGATGCTTTTGGACAACGTCATATACTGAAGCAAGGCCAAGCCCTGTTCCTTTTCCCGGATCTTTGGTGGTGAAAAATGGTTCAAAAATCCGTTCCTGCACAGTAGCAGGTATTCCGCATCCCGTATCTGCAAAGATAATGTGTATAAAAAGTCCTGGGGTAAGAGCAAAGGGAGATTCTCGACAATATCTTTCATCAAGGGTTTCATTTTTAAGTGTTATAGAGATTGTTCCCCCGTGAGGCATTGCATGGGAGGCATTTATCCCAAGATTCATAAATATATTCTGTAATGCTGTGTTATTACTTTTGATAGTAGTGTATTGTGCCACGTTGGTAAAACGAATTGATATGCTCTTGTGGACTGTATGTTGCAGTAGTACCTTGGTATCTTCCAGTATTTTTGCGCAGTTGATACTTCTTTGCTCATTTTGCCCTTTTCGAGAAAAGGAGAGGAGTCGTTTCGTCAGTGAGCCGGCTCGTTCAGCT of Chitinivibrio alkaliphilus ACht1 contains these proteins:
- a CDS encoding hybrid sensor histidine kinase/response regulator, with translation MASRHNWNTMRQGIIGFGERSNRKSYYPELKKKIAELEQAKEEIRNSEKNLTELFNTVGDAIIILRYDGTLLRANQAMFSMFAVDRDTYRDEPIFSYVSAKENDPPSLLERIQNVPHAIAARFECRGYQPKRDAYFDAEMTLRPFFWYEEEVVLAVVRDITQQKKQEQQRYHSQKMEAVGQLASGIAHDFNNELAGIIGAAELLKLENITSAEAQSFVSLIIKAAERAGSLTKRLLSFSRKGQNEQRSINCAKILEDTKVLLQHTVHKSISIRFTNVAQYTTIKSNNTALQNIFMNLGINASHAMPHGGTISITLKNETLDERYCRESPFALTPGLFIHIIFADTGCGIPATVQERIFEPFFTTKDPGKGTGLGLASVYDVVQKHHGAITLNSEVGTGTAFHIYLPISREQNETKTASVPDLQYDRKGTILLIDDEEVVRITTASLLKNLGYTVYSAASGEEGLSLFHRQKNTIDLVILDMMMPRMGGEETFYALRKISQKTPIIIASGFAHEDEIERLHQNGVNGFIYKPFRTSELAEILQREITISQNQQKDTDFQ
- a CDS encoding NAD(P)(+) transhydrogenase (Re/Si-specific) subunit beta, producing the protein MTTQELFRIIVDGGYLLAVILFIVGLKGLTSPKSAVRGNIIGALGMLTALLCAGVDAFVQLQPADTSAVGAPTITLWLGGTLVVGLAAGAILAVKIDFKEMPQLVGLLNGFGGIASVLVAAATLLIVTTMGENETVVSALATALTGIIGGVTFTGSLIASGKLKGVVSDKPLRYGGEQVVKSVVVIALLSLALFFVLDISGVERNFLFWILVGGSAVLGLLLTLPIGGADMPIVIALLNSYSGLAAAATGFVLMPPNTVLIVGGSLVGASGIILTKLMCKAMNRSLANVLFGGMGAVVEAANEDEVYEGKIKQTAADEVASLLKIARRVVVVPGYGMAVGRAVTPVRQLYEALETEGCTVEFGIHPVAGRMPGHMNVLLAEESIPYDKLVEMDRINGSFSNTDVVLVIGANDVVNPVARESGTPISGMPILDVDQAATVIVVKRSLSPGFAGIPNPLFAADNTLMFFSDAKAAMEEVLQAYKEV
- the tpx gene encoding thiol peroxidase; amino-acid sequence: MATVTFKGKPLHTIGNLPAVGTKAPDFTLVKSDLSELHLSEYAGKKVVLNIFPSIDTSVCAASVRAFNAAAASLENTVVLCVSADLPFAAARFCGAEGIENVETGSTFRSTFGTDYNVAFAEGQVFSGLLSRAVIILNEAGEVIYTEQVHEIGEEPDYEAALKALE
- a CDS encoding NAD(P) transhydrogenase subunit alpha, which codes for MSQFITILTVFVLAVFVGFEIITKVPSLLHTPLMSGSNAISGISVVGAVLAVVLSSQITENEEVRLVALSFASLALFFAAVNVAGGFVVTHRMLQKFKPRSKGEGQK
- a CDS encoding Re/Si-specific NAD(P)(+) transhydrogenase subunit alpha, with product MNILVLQEKHAEERRVAVVPDHVPALVKGGNSVLVESGAGALSGYEDRAYREKGAQIITDRRGALKEADVLVAVRLGAADESDGVDVNLLKEGAVVIAMMDPWKKHPAFDAMKARKISAFALELIPRTTRAQSMDVLSSMANLAGYKGVLFAAELLPKLFPMMMTAAGTITPAKVFVLGAGVAGLQAIATAKRLGAVVSAYDVRPAVQEQVESLGAEFIAFDVGSAEGTGGYAAELTSEQKQKQQELMIDYVGGVDIVITTAAVPGKPSPKLISEEMVKKMAPGSVIVDLASERGGNCEVTTPGEKKVVHGVTVYGPVNVPSTVAHTASQLYSKNCTSFLNLLRTEEGELHITPEDDIVAGCMICHRGEPGNEGATEALGFKETS
- a CDS encoding cellulase N-terminal Ig-like domain-containing protein, which encodes MKLVLICCLFLFSVVQAARLASVTALDEQIIMVHFEDGVVERPDDPEQDPYPYEGHKHHVDGSQAVYFGDPLNTEAAQNSANWQISSEDHSVYSSERAPVEIHRKSKLNGMSMAGWDGSNNDWAYDHTMEHWLYLRLPEPMEQGKTYTISVGSSLNSDQSSVSFTYDIFSVVSEAIHVNLVGYKASPSIKAADLYHWMGDGGGRDYSDFEGNTVYIYDVEAESYTEVGTVDFWMSNQSEGHHYNFIESDVWNIDFTGFETPGRYRLAVEGIGASQKFTIHDNIYYEPLRVNTLGHFYMRVGQDSPDIDPRPRLPLMIPEVDNARVYVTTLHPYHPNWDEVGGDRWDQPGTWSDYTTGEENPYGWGGWSDAYDWDRHGEHVLSIWDILLPYILTEGALSDDDFGLAESGNGIPDVLDEARFEVDFFLRIRTAEGEYSHGLTNPYGNDDLRLYQAGGTALSAWYNAVNAAMMAEAFRISGNDELMEEYRDSAIVAYNFAQDFYDNQRLDDRFAIMEGRDMKMTAAAFLYNITGDTFWEDEMISENRITSPTSPVQRHQQGDFSQLYAIVAYATTPRTVHYPEVQENMRQAIINEAMEREATQRNNRPSRRSYDDWTGYWKNASDVQRTIVAHALSTDPVQKEELFDALILEADWGLGRNPSNFITMTTASTPLESIRSVEAAYTSGYNDGTPGLHPGHTPYHNMDDWAPGMIMGRPSWLAEQGYPAQDDWPDGELWFNTDYVWSHSEFTLRQTMRGKQALYGYLYGISKNDNGTPIVGGGNPENSARSKGSGYRIVVNNREIRLVSPANDAQDASLHIIDPRGRIVKSARGESQNGSFVLSSRGELSRGMYILRGQMGDVTIQRRMVVQ